The bacterium genome has a window encoding:
- a CDS encoding matrixin family metalloprotease — MKARAIIAGILAGTLGGAAAVPGFTVKTGENGGFAHWGDGGGTIFYEVADPTEAIGDRELNRIETAFQTWAAPAHGTVRFVFTGRTRRPRAEKDDRNLLVWRKDWPYGADNLAMTTTWMNPETAAIDEVDIEFNARDYDWTDGGPVDLLTVALHEIGHLLGLGHSFYAEAAMHDSLPPEHPIKRTLSRDDLDAVAFLYPVRNCHFSVYPLAPARRSRAEVSRLPGPGSPSFQRSIALAAVDADRDGVVDQVAAAWNGANGRPRFEVRDFRPDGPGRYPLVLGPVAPPELKGVRALAGVDLDGDGFVAELAAVTGDGERETVRFFDLLDPAGGPAAELDLGRSPACNVVGIAALNVPGEAALAILRAERDGFLLEIVPLPDPGEKRRAEPTASLRLPGFGNGSRLLGIASSPDADVRELLFLEYSPEDGAWIHGFDLERDLSGAVTDLSYNSSFPAGEESGALLYRMAVMDPDRDGWADELVILGVH; from the coding sequence ATGAAAGCACGGGCCATCATCGCAGGGATTCTGGCGGGAACGCTCGGGGGCGCCGCGGCGGTTCCGGGGTTCACCGTGAAAACCGGCGAAAACGGCGGATTCGCCCATTGGGGCGACGGCGGCGGCACCATATTCTACGAAGTGGCGGACCCAACCGAGGCGATCGGAGACCGGGAACTGAACCGTATCGAAACCGCCTTCCAGACCTGGGCCGCGCCTGCTCACGGAACCGTCCGTTTCGTCTTCACCGGCCGCACCCGCAGGCCGCGGGCCGAAAAAGACGACCGCAACCTCCTGGTCTGGCGGAAAGATTGGCCCTACGGGGCCGACAACCTGGCGATGACCACCACCTGGATGAACCCGGAAACCGCCGCCATCGACGAAGTGGACATCGAGTTCAACGCCCGCGACTACGACTGGACGGACGGCGGACCGGTCGATCTTCTCACCGTCGCCCTCCACGAAATCGGCCACCTGCTCGGCCTCGGACATTCCTTCTACGCCGAAGCGGCGATGCACGACTCCCTGCCGCCGGAACATCCGATCAAGCGGACGCTGAGCCGCGACGACCTCGACGCCGTGGCGTTTCTCTACCCGGTGCGGAACTGTCATTTCTCGGTCTATCCCCTCGCCCCCGCCCGCCGGAGCCGGGCCGAGGTCTCCCGGCTCCCCGGGCCCGGCTCACCGTCCTTTCAGCGTTCGATCGCCCTGGCCGCCGTCGACGCCGACCGCGACGGCGTCGTCGACCAGGTCGCGGCGGCTTGGAACGGCGCCAATGGGCGCCCCCGGTTCGAAGTCCGGGATTTCCGGCCCGACGGCCCCGGCCGTTATCCCCTGGTCCTGGGGCCCGTCGCTCCTCCCGAACTGAAGGGAGTGCGGGCCTTGGCCGGGGTCGACCTCGACGGCGACGGTTTTGTCGCCGAACTGGCCGCCGTCACCGGCGACGGGGAACGGGAGACGGTGCGGTTCTTCGATCTTCTCGATCCGGCCGGGGGCCCGGCGGCCGAACTCGATCTGGGACGTTCCCCCGCCTGCAACGTGGTGGGGATCGCCGCTCTCAACGTCCCCGGGGAAGCGGCGCTGGCGATCCTGCGGGCCGAGCGCGACGGTTTCCTGCTGGAAATCGTCCCCCTTCCGGACCCCGGCGAAAAACGGCGCGCGGAACCGACCGCCAGCCTGCGCCTTCCCGGCTTCGGGAACGGTTCGCGTCTGCTGGGGATAGCTTCATCCCCCGACGCCGACGTCCGGGAACTGCTCTTTCTGGAGTACTCGCCGGAAGACGGCGCCTGGATACACGGTTTCGACCTGGAAAGGGATCTTTCGGGAGCCGTGACGGACCTTTCCTATAATTCGTCGTTCCCCGCCGGGGAAGAATCCGGCGCCCTGCTCTACCGGATGGCGGTGATGGATCCCGACCGCGACGGCTGGGCCGACGAGCTGGTCATCCTCGGCGTTCACTGA
- a CDS encoding peptidylprolyl isomerase — MTPQAIAGLAAAALVAAAAGRAAEYRDGTFFGMARDQSSKTSIKLEVTVRQGRIRDIVFLQTPSYRKNQAEAELMRQRILASQETGVLATAMTTAPSRLVREAVADALSRADPAPEAWSGPAETGPRIEIDTTLGTMEAVLYPALAPLTSEKFLALVREGYYDKWIVRKTIARTLLQVAPGTGSRVEGGVQALEPPAAGAGFDRVGMIGISRDEVPGFVVNAARAPWLDGQYVIVGRITRGFKIIAEIALNGGTLGENTEITSIRPAGAARD; from the coding sequence ATGACGCCGCAGGCGATCGCGGGGCTGGCGGCGGCGGCGCTCGTCGCGGCGGCGGCGGGCCGCGCCGCGGAGTATCGGGACGGGACGTTCTTCGGAATGGCCCGTGACCAATCCTCGAAAACCTCGATCAAGCTTGAGGTGACGGTTCGACAGGGCAGAATCCGCGACATCGTCTTTCTGCAAACGCCTTCGTATCGGAAAAACCAGGCCGAAGCCGAGTTGATGCGCCAGCGGATCCTGGCGTCCCAGGAGACCGGCGTCCTTGCCACCGCCATGACCACCGCCCCTTCGCGCCTGGTCCGGGAAGCGGTCGCGGACGCGCTCTCCCGCGCGGACCCGGCGCCCGAGGCGTGGAGCGGGCCCGCGGAAACCGGCCCGAGAATCGAAATCGACACCACGCTGGGAACCATGGAAGCGGTCCTCTACCCGGCCCTGGCGCCCCTGACGTCGGAGAAGTTCCTTGCCCTCGTCCGGGAAGGATATTATGATAAATGGATAGTGCGAAAGACGATCGCCCGGACCCTGCTCCAGGTCGCTCCCGGAACCGGGAGCCGGGTGGAGGGGGGAGTTCAGGCACTGGAGCCGCCGGCCGCGGGGGCCGGTTTCGATCGGGTGGGAATGATCGGAATATCGCGCGACGAGGTCCCGGGGTTCGTGGTCAACGCCGCCAGGGCGCCGTGGTTGGACGGGCAGTACGTGATCGTGGGAAGAATAACCCGAGGGTTCAAGATCATCGCCGAGATCGCCTTGAACGGGGGGACCCTCGGGGAAAACACGGAGATAACGAGCATCCGCCCGGCCGGGGCCGCGCGGGATTGA
- a CDS encoding glycosyltransferase: MTAVPAQTFAPLFSVVVPARDESERIGACLDATARASRACPGAVETIVVCNRCTDGTGEIARARGAQVAVENARNLSLVRNAGARLARGKILVTVDADSVMSDNMLSEIERKLRNPRCVGGGVMIRPERLSLGIALTGLLIYCSVPIGLSAGLFWCRRRDFEAVGGFDPGRRVGEDIDFARRLRAHGRRTGRRFRTLYRAFITTSCRKFDYFGDWYLLRRPWLVGAALRGGADRLADRFFYDFPR; encoded by the coding sequence TTGACGGCCGTTCCCGCACAAACCTTCGCGCCTCTTTTTTCCGTTGTGGTTCCCGCCCGGGACGAGAGCGAGCGGATCGGCGCCTGCCTCGATGCCACCGCCCGCGCCTCGCGCGCCTGCCCGGGCGCGGTGGAAACCATCGTGGTCTGCAACCGGTGCACCGACGGGACCGGGGAGATCGCCCGGGCCCGAGGAGCGCAGGTGGCGGTCGAAAACGCCCGGAACCTTTCCCTGGTCCGCAACGCCGGGGCCCGTCTCGCCCGCGGGAAGATCCTGGTGACCGTCGATGCCGACAGCGTCATGTCCGACAACATGCTCTCCGAGATCGAACGGAAGTTGCGAAACCCCCGGTGCGTCGGGGGCGGCGTCATGATCCGGCCCGAACGGCTTTCCCTGGGAATCGCGCTGACCGGGCTTCTCATCTACTGTTCGGTCCCGATCGGGCTTTCGGCGGGTCTGTTCTGGTGCCGCCGCCGCGATTTCGAAGCCGTGGGCGGTTTCGATCCCGGTCGCCGCGTAGGCGAGGATATCGACTTTGCCCGTCGGCTGCGCGCCCACGGCCGTCGCACCGGCCGAAGATTCCGGACCCTGTACCGGGCCTTTATCACCACCTCCTGCCGCAAGTTCGATTATTTCGGCGATTGGTACCTGCTTCGCCGCCCCTGGCTGGTCGGGGCGGCGTTGAGGGGGGGAGCGGACCGGTTGGCGGACCGGTTTTTCTACGATTTTCCCCGATGA
- the gspE gene encoding type II secretion system ATPase GspE gives MNEVLEKEVAEKLVGAGALARPALDKVLDKWSPGESRSLTEELIEAGLVRDSQVRRALAECLGFPFEEHLTEERVDKALVSRVPLNFLLANRLIPLGASADGTVKVAMADPLDVQPLDDLRLLLDRNLDVIVSVPEEIVRIANRCYGHADGAAEAMLEGLEEDEDAPEMVTITDAAEDLLDIAAKAPVIKLINLIIFEAVKARASDIHIEPFEKDLRVRYRIDGVLYEVLSPPKQYQSSIISRVKIMANLNIAEKRLPQDGRIKIRITDREIDIRVSVIPVSFGERIVLRLLDKSSQLFGLHDLGLGDDGLKLLRRLLKLTHGIILVTGPTGSGKTTTLYAALHEMNSLDKNIITIEDPVEYQLPGIGQIQVAPKINLTFANGLRSILRQDPDIVLVGEMRDTETAEIAIQASLTGHLVFSTLHTNDAAGAITRMIDMGVEPYLVSSSVVGIMAQRLVRTICPHCGESYAPSEEELKSIGLALDQLEGRPLVRGKGCEKCFHSGYMGRSAIFELLLVDDEIRRMVVERVDVGTIKRAALKRGMRTLRMDGARKVVSGETTVEEVIRVTQEDIIEV, from the coding sequence ATGAACGAGGTTCTGGAAAAGGAAGTAGCCGAGAAGCTGGTCGGCGCCGGCGCCCTCGCCCGGCCGGCTCTGGACAAGGTTCTGGATAAATGGTCTCCGGGCGAAAGCCGGTCGCTGACCGAGGAACTGATCGAAGCCGGGTTGGTTCGGGACAGCCAGGTCCGCCGGGCCCTGGCCGAATGCCTGGGGTTCCCCTTCGAGGAGCACCTGACCGAGGAGCGCGTGGACAAGGCGCTGGTCTCCCGGGTCCCGCTCAATTTTCTTCTGGCCAACCGGCTTATCCCCCTGGGTGCGTCCGCCGACGGAACGGTCAAGGTGGCGATGGCCGACCCCCTCGACGTTCAGCCTCTGGACGACCTCCGCCTTCTTCTCGACCGCAACCTGGACGTGATCGTCTCGGTGCCCGAGGAGATCGTCCGGATCGCCAACCGCTGCTACGGACACGCCGACGGCGCCGCCGAGGCCATGTTGGAGGGGCTGGAGGAAGACGAAGACGCTCCGGAGATGGTGACCATCACCGACGCCGCCGAGGACCTTCTGGACATCGCCGCCAAGGCCCCGGTGATCAAATTGATCAACCTGATCATCTTCGAGGCGGTCAAGGCCCGGGCCAGCGATATCCACATCGAACCCTTCGAAAAGGACCTGCGGGTCCGCTACCGGATCGACGGCGTTCTCTACGAGGTCCTCAGCCCGCCCAAACAGTACCAGTCCTCGATCATCTCCCGCGTCAAGATCATGGCCAACCTCAACATCGCCGAGAAGCGCCTCCCCCAGGACGGCAGGATCAAGATCCGGATCACCGACCGGGAGATCGATATCCGGGTCTCGGTCATCCCGGTTTCGTTCGGGGAACGGATCGTGTTGAGGCTCCTGGACAAGTCCAGCCAGTTGTTCGGGCTCCACGATCTGGGGCTGGGCGACGACGGCCTTAAGCTCCTGCGCCGGCTGTTGAAACTCACCCACGGCATCATCCTGGTGACCGGGCCCACGGGGTCGGGAAAGACCACCACGCTCTACGCCGCTCTGCACGAGATGAACTCCCTGGACAAGAACATCATCACCATCGAGGACCCGGTGGAGTACCAGCTGCCCGGGATCGGGCAGATCCAGGTCGCTCCCAAGATCAACCTCACCTTCGCCAACGGGTTGCGCTCGATTCTCCGCCAGGACCCGGATATCGTCCTGGTCGGCGAGATGCGCGACACCGAGACCGCCGAAATCGCCATCCAGGCTTCGCTGACCGGCCACCTGGTCTTCAGCACCCTCCACACCAACGACGCCGCCGGGGCCATCACCAGGATGATCGACATGGGAGTCGAGCCCTACCTGGTCTCTTCCTCGGTGGTGGGGATCATGGCCCAGCGCCTGGTCCGCACCATCTGCCCCCACTGCGGTGAGTCCTACGCGCCCAGCGAGGAGGAACTCAAAAGCATCGGCCTCGCCCTCGACCAGCTCGAGGGGCGCCCCCTGGTACGGGGAAAGGGATGCGAGAAGTGTTTTCATTCCGGCTACATGGGGCGTTCGGCCATATTCGAACTGCTGCTGGTCGACGACGAGATCAGGCGGATGGTGGTGGAGCGGGTGGACGTGGGCACGATCAAGCGCGCCGCCCTCAAGCGGGGGATGCGCACCCTGAGAATGGACGGGGCCCGCAAGGTCGTGAGCGGAGAGACGACCGTCGAGGAAGTGATCCGGGTCACGCAGGAAGATATCATCGAGGTCTGA
- a CDS encoding M48 family metallopeptidase codes for MNRLARSLFPAAASMAAALIGCATVPHTGRSQLSLFSDDEVQRLGIASYREILSQSEISTDPRASGQVRRVGKRLAAAAEDFLRELGYGERIAGYQWRFTLIEDDETANAWCLPGGKIAVYTGILPYTENVDGLAVVIGHEIAHAIAGHGNERLSQLLLAEMGAVALAAALEDEPETTRALALAAYGLGSRIGILLPYSRTQEYEADRIGLILTARAGYDPREAVPFWKRMMRAPGTEPPEFLATHPATADRIREIERFLPEACSYLELGAPAREDQ; via the coding sequence GTGAACCGTCTCGCCCGGTCGCTTTTTCCGGCGGCGGCATCCATGGCCGCCGCGCTTATCGGCTGCGCCACCGTCCCCCACACCGGCCGCAGCCAGCTCAGCCTTTTCTCCGACGACGAGGTGCAACGGCTGGGGATCGCGTCCTACCGGGAGATTCTCTCCCAGTCGGAGATCTCCACGGACCCCCGGGCTTCGGGGCAGGTGAGAAGGGTGGGCAAGCGCCTGGCCGCCGCCGCCGAGGATTTCCTGCGCGAACTCGGCTACGGGGAACGGATCGCCGGATATCAATGGAGGTTCACCCTCATCGAGGACGACGAGACCGCCAACGCCTGGTGTCTTCCGGGGGGCAAGATCGCCGTCTATACCGGGATACTGCCCTACACCGAAAACGTCGACGGCCTGGCGGTGGTTATCGGTCACGAGATCGCGCACGCCATCGCCGGCCACGGCAACGAGCGCCTCAGCCAGCTGCTCCTGGCGGAAATGGGGGCCGTCGCCCTCGCCGCGGCTCTGGAGGACGAGCCGGAGACCACCCGGGCGCTGGCCCTGGCCGCGTACGGCCTCGGAAGCAGGATCGGCATTCTTCTGCCCTACAGCCGCACCCAGGAGTACGAGGCCGACCGGATCGGCCTCATCCTGACCGCCCGGGCCGGATACGATCCCCGGGAGGCGGTCCCTTTCTGGAAGAGGATGATGCGTGCCCCCGGGACCGAACCTCCGGAGTTTTTGGCCACCCACCCCGCCACCGCCGACCGGATCCGGGAGATCGAGCGGTTTCTGCCCGAAGCCTGTTCGTATCTGGAGCTAGGCGCTCCCGCCCGGGAAGATCAGTGA
- a CDS encoding secretin N-terminal domain-containing protein: MRKNHGIRTLPVLLLCLLGLAFPGRPVRAQQPADDEGMVSMDFDNVDIRLVIKYISDLTGKNFIVDNDVRGTVTVISPTMIPLDEAYKVFESILEVRGFTAVPSGKVIKVSTKRLGSQRNIQTAVGDNLEQIVPEDTLITQLIPLEYAEVEKVRAALGPLFSKEASVIPYPMTNTLIVTDVSSNIHRLVKIIKELDVPGYETRITVLPLRYAAAETLAAELTQVIEEAGTVPGTPPTPRRRNRQQLQPTESTLKLIADERTNSLIILANSEDTRQVIELIKKLDVETERTNIHVYFLRNSDAEEISKVLNNVIGKRKTTGGEVVPLISEDKATNSLIIDATPEDYASLQNIIKQLDIMRDQVLVEVLIAEVAYDKSFELGVEIQSIGNEGQTQGLPTGQGYSSMGAGRSNAQGYGGSSWSSSGNALSSMLAAQASDPTAIVTSGLSGGTMGFVQKMAGTGTSIPDLAVLIHALQTNQDVDILSTPQVLTMDNEEASIEVVKNIPYVSKIEINSNDNNNDYQDIEYKDVGIKLKITPHISRDRMVRLEISQEISSIIGQSVSGYYLTPETYKRITETNVIVKDNHTIVISGLIQDEKTQTEDKIPFLGDIPLLGYLFRWETNTTAKRNLLVFITPRVVKTTQQIADLTAMKRHEMPYIDLRLSEDENETRLREEEARRKQQERLDELKSIYREENSGSAFFDRVLREERAAAGEEEEPAPAAAYEEKSEAAPPAGEAPEAAVSEAKPAPEEVSAPAEPAPETAASEEKPPEAVPAETDSGSALGFLNNLPRVTFGRPDEEETKRGTARLRQ; this comes from the coding sequence ATGAGAAAAAACCACGGAATCCGCACACTACCCGTCCTCCTTCTTTGCCTCCTGGGACTGGCTTTTCCCGGGAGGCCGGTCCGGGCGCAGCAGCCGGCGGACGACGAAGGCATGGTCAGCATGGATTTCGACAACGTCGACATCCGGCTGGTCATCAAGTACATCAGCGATCTGACCGGGAAGAACTTCATCGTCGACAACGACGTCCGGGGCACGGTGACCGTCATCTCCCCCACCATGATCCCCCTGGACGAGGCCTACAAGGTCTTCGAATCGATCCTGGAAGTGCGCGGGTTCACCGCCGTCCCCTCGGGGAAAGTGATCAAGGTCTCGACCAAGCGCCTGGGCAGCCAGAGGAACATCCAGACCGCGGTCGGCGACAACCTGGAACAGATCGTGCCCGAAGACACCCTGATCACGCAGCTCATTCCCCTGGAGTACGCCGAGGTCGAGAAGGTCCGGGCCGCCCTGGGGCCGCTCTTCTCCAAGGAGGCCAGCGTCATCCCCTATCCCATGACCAACACCCTGATCGTGACCGACGTTTCCTCCAACATCCACCGGCTGGTCAAGATCATCAAGGAACTCGACGTTCCCGGCTACGAGACCCGAATCACGGTGTTGCCCCTGCGCTACGCCGCCGCCGAGACCCTGGCGGCGGAACTGACCCAGGTCATCGAGGAAGCCGGAACGGTTCCGGGGACGCCCCCCACCCCCCGCCGCCGCAACCGCCAGCAGCTGCAGCCCACGGAATCGACTCTCAAGCTCATCGCCGACGAACGGACCAACTCCCTGATCATCCTCGCCAACTCCGAAGACACCCGCCAGGTCATCGAACTGATCAAGAAGCTCGACGTCGAAACCGAACGCACCAACATCCACGTTTATTTTCTCCGGAACTCCGACGCCGAAGAGATATCCAAGGTCCTCAACAACGTCATCGGCAAGCGCAAAACCACGGGAGGGGAGGTCGTCCCCCTCATCAGCGAAGACAAGGCCACCAACTCCCTGATCATCGACGCCACCCCCGAGGATTACGCCTCCCTGCAGAACATCATCAAGCAGCTGGACATCATGCGCGACCAGGTCCTGGTCGAGGTCCTGATCGCCGAAGTCGCTTACGACAAGTCCTTCGAACTCGGCGTCGAGATCCAGTCGATCGGCAACGAGGGGCAGACCCAGGGGCTTCCCACCGGGCAGGGTTATTCTTCCATGGGCGCCGGCCGCAGCAACGCCCAGGGCTACGGAGGTTCGAGCTGGTCTTCCAGCGGGAACGCCCTCTCCTCCATGCTCGCCGCTCAGGCCTCCGATCCCACCGCCATCGTCACCAGCGGCCTTTCCGGGGGGACCATGGGGTTCGTTCAGAAGATGGCGGGCACCGGCACCAGCATCCCCGACCTGGCCGTGCTCATCCATGCCCTTCAGACCAACCAGGACGTCGATATCCTCTCCACTCCCCAGGTCCTGACCATGGACAACGAGGAAGCGTCGATCGAAGTGGTCAAGAACATCCCCTACGTGAGCAAGATCGAGATCAACAGCAACGACAACAACAACGATTATCAGGACATCGAGTATAAGGACGTGGGGATCAAACTCAAGATCACCCCCCACATCAGCCGCGACCGCATGGTCCGGCTCGAGATCAGCCAGGAGATTTCGTCGATCATCGGTCAATCGGTGTCGGGGTACTACCTGACCCCGGAAACCTACAAGCGCATCACCGAAACCAACGTCATCGTCAAGGACAACCACACCATCGTGATCTCCGGCCTGATCCAGGACGAAAAGACCCAGACCGAGGACAAGATCCCCTTCCTCGGCGACATCCCCCTGCTGGGATATCTCTTCCGCTGGGAGACCAACACCACCGCCAAGCGCAACCTCCTGGTCTTCATCACGCCCCGGGTGGTCAAAACCACCCAGCAGATCGCCGATCTGACCGCGATGAAACGGCACGAAATGCCCTATATCGACCTGCGCCTCTCCGAGGACGAAAACGAGACCCGGCTGCGGGAAGAAGAGGCGCGGCGCAAGCAGCAGGAGCGCCTCGACGAACTCAAGAGCATCTACCGGGAAGAGAATTCCGGTTCCGCCTTCTTCGACCGGGTCCTCCGGGAAGAACGGGCGGCCGCCGGGGAGGAGGAAGAGCCCGCTCCCGCGGCCGCGTACGAGGAGAAATCGGAGGCCGCGCCCCCCGCGGGCGAGGCCCCGGAAGCCGCCGTTTCCGAGGCGAAACCGGCGCCGGAGGAAGTTTCCGCCCCCGCGGAACCGGCACCGGAGACGGCCGCTTCCGAAGAAAAACCGCCGGAGGCGGTTCCGGCCGAAACCGATTCCGGGAGCGCCCTGGGGTTCCTCAACAACCTGCCCCGGGTAACCTTCGGCCGCCCCGACGAGGAAGAGACGAAACGGGGGACCGCGCGCTTGCGCCAGTAG
- a CDS encoding sigma-70 family RNA polymerase sigma factor has translation MIETDEKLIERCAGGDTGALEELMGRYRDPLMAFMVGMIRDYHRAQEAYQDTFIRVFRGAPKFRAGKKFKTWLYAIAANRCRDELRSMKRKRTWSLDAPLTSEEEEGTTHGDLLEYPGPGPGDEAAAAEFREMLDRELRELSAAHREVVVLNRINGLTYREIAEVTGVPPGTVRSRLHYALEHLRLRLSRYLDEGNEETT, from the coding sequence ATGATTGAAACCGACGAGAAACTGATCGAACGCTGCGCCGGCGGAGACACGGGCGCATTGGAAGAGCTGATGGGACGCTACCGGGATCCCCTGATGGCGTTCATGGTGGGAATGATCCGGGACTACCACCGGGCCCAGGAGGCTTATCAGGATACGTTCATACGGGTGTTTCGCGGAGCGCCGAAGTTCCGGGCGGGGAAAAAATTCAAGACCTGGCTCTATGCCATCGCCGCCAACCGTTGCCGCGACGAATTGAGGAGCATGAAACGCAAACGGACCTGGTCCCTGGACGCGCCTTTGACGTCCGAAGAGGAGGAAGGAACGACCCACGGGGACCTGCTGGAATATCCGGGGCCCGGCCCCGGCGACGAGGCCGCCGCCGCCGAGTTCCGGGAAATGCTGGACCGGGAATTGCGGGAATTGAGCGCGGCGCACCGCGAGGTGGTTGTTTTGAACCGCATCAACGGGCTGACCTACCGTGAAATCGCCGAAGTTACCGGAGTCCCGCCGGGGACGGTGAGGTCGCGGCTGCATTACGCCCTGGAGCACCTCCGCCTGCGCCTGAGCCGCTACCTCGATGAAGGGAATGAAGAAACAACCTGA
- a CDS encoding PAC2 family protein encodes MITYLKNPRLKHPQLLAAWPGMGYVASQIVSYLIEVLGAERFAYVHAEDYFAPNSIEVDAGLARVPNLPETNFYFWKNVYSGGDLILLSGDAQPDVSHQARMAAEAIGLARRMGVYRIITFAAAPSPIQHRETPGFWGVANSPELRDHLRQAGMRLLKTGQISGLNGLLLGAAARENLPGMCLLGEVPYYTINFENPRTSRTLLQVLTKFLNLPFGAGGFEEAIVRFDQEVAEMGKKAQETMASLMPMDDEDFEEMDEGEEGLAYSDDEEWDEDEPVPGEVIARIEELFKQVERDLALAAHLKAELDHWGIYEEYEDRFLDLFRPGGEPRDN; translated from the coding sequence ATGATCACTTATCTGAAAAATCCTCGTCTCAAGCACCCCCAACTCCTGGCCGCATGGCCGGGGATGGGGTACGTGGCCTCCCAGATCGTCTCGTATCTGATCGAGGTTCTGGGAGCTGAGCGTTTTGCCTACGTTCACGCCGAGGACTATTTCGCCCCCAACAGCATCGAGGTCGATGCCGGTCTGGCCCGTGTCCCCAACCTTCCGGAAACCAATTTTTATTTTTGGAAGAACGTTTATTCCGGGGGTGACCTCATCCTCCTCTCCGGGGACGCCCAGCCCGACGTTTCCCATCAGGCCCGGATGGCCGCCGAAGCGATCGGCCTGGCCCGGCGGATGGGGGTGTACCGGATCATAACCTTCGCCGCCGCTCCCAGCCCCATCCAGCATCGGGAGACCCCCGGTTTCTGGGGGGTGGCCAACAGCCCCGAACTCCGCGACCACCTGCGCCAGGCGGGAATGCGCCTGCTCAAGACCGGGCAGATCAGCGGGCTGAACGGCCTCCTCCTGGGCGCCGCCGCCCGGGAAAACCTGCCCGGCATGTGTCTTCTGGGGGAAGTCCCCTATTATACGATCAATTTCGAAAACCCCCGCACGTCCAGGACGCTGCTTCAGGTTCTGACCAAGTTTCTCAACCTGCCCTTCGGAGCCGGGGGGTTCGAAGAAGCGATCGTCCGTTTCGATCAGGAAGTGGCGGAAATGGGGAAGAAAGCCCAGGAGACCATGGCCTCGTTGATGCCCATGGACGACGAGGATTTCGAGGAAATGGATGAGGGGGAGGAAGGTTTGGCCTATTCCGACGACGAGGAATGGGACGAGGACGAGCCGGTGCCGGGGGAAGTAATCGCCCGGATCGAGGAGCTGTTCAAGCAGGTGGAACGGGATCTGGCCCTGGCGGCTCACCTCAAGGCCGAACTCGATCACTGGGGAATCTACGAGGAATACGAGGACCGTTTCCTCGACCTCTTCAGGCCCGGCGGCGAGCCTCGGGATAATTGA
- a CDS encoding Maf family protein — protein sequence MTSSYRLILASVSPRRNQLLRSAGLRFETRPARTDEATFPGRPARTVEYNSRIKAEAVAETDPGAIVIGSDTVVFRREILGKPADLREARRMLAELGGKSHSVFTGVTVIFPRPRETVTGCSESRVRFKPLDDETIDRYFALVDPLDKAGAYAVQEHGELLIDRVEGSYSTVIGLPLESLVSILERHPGSGLPADGLKRLVAELGNPFG from the coding sequence ATGACCAGTTCCTACCGACTGATCCTGGCCTCCGTCTCCCCCCGCCGCAATCAGCTTCTGCGGAGCGCGGGACTCCGCTTCGAGACCCGCCCGGCCCGGACCGACGAAGCGACCTTTCCCGGCCGGCCGGCCCGGACGGTGGAATACAACTCCCGTATCAAGGCCGAGGCCGTCGCGGAAACCGATCCCGGGGCGATCGTCATCGGCTCCGACACCGTGGTCTTCCGCCGGGAGATTCTGGGGAAACCCGCCGACCTCCGGGAAGCCCGGCGGATGCTGGCCGAACTGGGGGGCAAAAGCCACAGCGTCTTCACCGGGGTGACCGTGATCTTCCCCCGTCCCCGGGAAACGGTCACGGGTTGCAGCGAAAGCCGGGTCCGGTTCAAGCCCCTCGACGACGAGACCATCGACCGTTACTTCGCCCTGGTCGATCCGCTGGACAAGGCCGGGGCCTACGCCGTTCAGGAGCACGGCGAACTCCTCATCGACCGGGTCGAGGGCTCCTACTCGACCGTGATCGGGCTCCCCCTGGAGTCCCTGGTCTCGATTCTCGAACGACACCCCGGATCGGGCCTTCCCGCCGACGGACTGAAACGGCTGGTCGCCGAACTGGGCAACCCCTTCGGCTGA